The genomic DNA TCGGTATGGGTGCGGCGGTGGTATTCGGTCTCGACCCAGGCCATGAACAGCCGGTTGAGCTCCAACAGCGCACCGGTGTGGTCGACCCCGGCGGCGGCGAGGTCCTCGGTGGTGGTGTCGGTGACCTCAACGAGGAACTGCCCACGCACGGTGCGGAAGAACCGTTCAATCTTGCCCCGTGCGGGCGCCCGGGCGCCGAATGTACCAGTCGGATACCGAGTTTCGCGCACGCCCGCAGCAGCCAGGCATCGACGAACGCCGAACCATTGTCGACATAAATCGAGGCTGGCACGCCGCGGGCGGCCAGCGCGGGTTTGAGCGCGGCCGCCAGACGCACGGTGTCCTCGGCGAACCCGAACCGGTGACCGACCACCAACCGAGAATGGTCGTCGAGGAAGGCGAACAGGTAGGTCTTGCGGTCACCGACCCGCGGACCGTGCAGAGCGTCGCCGACCCACAGTTCGTTGGGGTCGGCGGCTTCGAACCGGCCGAACACCTCCCTGGCGCCACCGGCGGCCGGGCCCATCAGCTCGCAGCGATGGAAATGGCGCAGCAGGGTCGATTCCGAGGGCGCCCAGCCGGTGGCGGTGCGCAGGATGCGGGCCACCTGGGCGGTGGTGCGTGACGGATTCTCCCGCTTCAACGAGGCGGCCAGCTCCAGCACCCCGACGTCGGTGCGGGTGGCCAGCCGGCGCGGCTCGGGCACCAGGGCTTCGAACCCGCCGGCCCGGTAACGCCGGATCCAGCGGTCCAGGGTCGGTCGTGCGATCTGCACCCGGGTGCCGAACGGGTCGACATGGGTGCGCTGCGCGATCTCGCGGACCAGTCGGCCACGCTGTTTGGTCGACAACCCGGCCTCCAGGGCGGGGCAGATCAGCTGATACCGGAACAAGCCGATCGCCTGGACCCGCTCGCGACGCTTGTGTTCTTCCAACGACACCGTTTCTCCTCACACATTCGATGGCCCGACCCGAAACCATTTGTCGGGCAGGTGCCTTCGCGAGGATCACCGATTCCCACGTGGCGCATCAGGGGCAACTGGTGTTGCGAACGGCGTCTGCCGCGTCGTCGGCCAGCCCGGTGCTAGCAGTTGGCCGCCGCTGACCGCGACCATCACCTGTACCGGCGTCACCGCGCCCACCAACCCGGCCGGCCCGAACCGCTGCCCGATCGCCACCGCCGCGGCATCGACCGCGGCCACCACCTCACCCCAGCCGCAGCCTTGCCCCTCGGGGATCGTCACGTCGATCCCGATGAGCACCGCCATCTGAATGAACCACGCCCGGATCGCCTCCAGTCGGCCGCCGGCCCGGCGCAGCCAGCCCCGCACCGTGGTCGCCGGCACGTTGAGTCGAGCAGCGATCCGGCGATGCCCAACCCCCTGTGCGCGAGCAGCCAATGCCATCCAAATCTGTTCGGCTGCATACGCTCTGCGCAGCAGCACCGTGACCGGCAACAACACGTGCGTCACCAGACACGATCGGCATCGCGCCCGCCGTGGCCGAACCGCACCGGCCAGACCCACCACGCGGCGACTGCGGGCGAATCCCCAACCACCCAGCACGCCCTGTGAGCACGCCGGGCATCTGATCAGCCCCGCCGCCAACCGGGACTCGACGCAGACCAGATCAGCCTCTACCGTCACCATCGGTGCCTCCGTGCACTACAGCGCGGCACCCTGCGAGCCCGCCAAGACTTCAGCGGGGTGCCGCGCGACCCATCAGTTCCTCATCACACTGATGGTGCACACGACCAAGATCAAGCCGGCGGGCCACGCCACCGATCACATCGGCAAGATCAATGACGAATGGCCACCCCGTGATAGCCATCCAGAGAGACGGTCAACACTCCCAGGGTGCGGCGGTTGCCGCCTACATCACCGAGGACACCGTGCCGAAGGGTTTCACCTTGCCGCCGGGCCTGACCGGGCCGATGCCGGCGTCGACGGCCGACCATGTGGCCTCCGTTGTCCTGTTCGGGAAGCCGTCGAGCGGATTCCTGCAGATGATCTACACGGGCGCGCCGCCCATCACGGTCGGCCCGCGCTACGTCGGCAAGACCGATGACATCTGCATCCCCGAGGATCCGGTGTGCTCGCCGACCGGCGGCGATCAGGGCGCCCACGGTGCATACCCGGCGCGCGGACTCACCGACGGGGCTGCCGACTACGTGGTGAGCCGACTCGGGGGCGGCGCGGCCAAGCCGGCCCATTCGACCGCCCAGGCCTCCGGACTCAACTAGCCAGGCACGTTGCGTAGGCGGCCCTGATCGGGGGTACCGCCTGGGTATGGCGCAACACTCAGCGGTTCTGTTCGACGTCGACGGCACGTTGGTCGATTCGAATTACCTACATGTACACGCGTGGCTGCGCGCGTTTGCCGACGAAGCCCTGCCGGTGGAGGCGTGGCGCGTGCACCGGTGCATCGGCATGGACGGGACCTCACTGATCCATGACCTGAGTCCGGATGTGCCCGACGAAGTCGGGCACCGGCTCAAGCATCTGCACAGTCGCTACTTCCATCAGGCGGCTGGATTGCTACGGCCGTTGCCGGGCGCGCGCGAGCTCCTGCGCAAGGTGGCGGATCTGGGTCTGCAGGTGGTCCTGGCCACCTCGGCACCCGAGGACGAGCTCGAGCTGACGCGTGGGGTCCTCGACTGTGACGACGTGGTCTCGGCGGTCACGATGTCCGGCGACGTCGATACGGCCAAGCCCGATCCCGACATCATCAAGGTGGCGCTCGGCAAGGCCGGTGTCGCCCCGGGGCAGGTGGTATTCGTGGGTGACGCGGTCTGGGACGCGCAGGCATGTGCGCGGGCGGGCGTGACCGCCATCGGTCTCTTGACCGGCGGCGTGGGTGGCGATGAATTGCGTGCCGCCGGAATGGCCGAGGTCTTCGACGGCCCTGGTGCGCTACTGGCCAATGTGCGTGAGAGCGCCATCGGCGCCTTGCTTTCCTGAGCGGCGGTCGAAGTTACGTGCTCAGCGTGCCGGCGGCAACGGCGGCGGCGTTGATTCTGGTGAGTACCTCGTGAAGGCGTTCCAGCTCGTCGAGGCCGACGCCCAGTTGTTCGACAACCGCGGGCGGAATTTTGAGCGCGCGACGACGCAGCGCGACGCCCTTCGGTGACAGCGTGATGTGTGTGGTGCGTTCGTCGGTGGCGCTGCGCGTGCGGCGGATGAGCTCGAGCGTCTCGAGGCGCTTGAGCATCGGCGACACCGTGGCCGAATCCATCTGCAGCAGCGCGGCGATCTGCTTGACGGTCAACGGGTCCTGCTTGGCTTTTGCGTTGTCCCACAACGCCAGCAGCACCAGGTACTGCGGATGCGTCAGCCCGAGCGGTTCGAGCAGTGGCCGGTAGATCGCGAGTACCGCACGGTTGGTGATGGCCAGTGCGAAGCAGACCTGCCGTTCCAGGGCCAAGGGGTCGACGTCTTCCGAGGCAGCGGGCATGTTGCTCAGCTTATTACGCAATTAGGGTCCTAACATTTTGCGCCCACCTCGATGGGCTGATCCGTTCGGCGTCGTCGCGCTCAGCTGCGGCCTGCATCACGCTCCGCTGGGCTACTGG from Mycolicibacterium phocaicum includes the following:
- a CDS encoding helix-turn-helix domain-containing protein; translated protein: MVTVEADLVCVESRLAAGLIRCPACSQGVLGGWGFARSRRVVGLAGAVRPRRARCRSCLVTHVLLPVTVLLRRAYAAEQIWMALAARAQGVGHRRIAARLNVPATTVRGWLRRAGGRLEAIRAWFIQMAVLIGIDVTIPEGQGCGWGEVVAAVDAAAVAIGQRFGPAGLVGAVTPVQVMVAVSGGQLLAPGWPTTRQTPFATPVAPDAPRGNR
- a CDS encoding HAD family hydrolase; translated protein: MAQHSAVLFDVDGTLVDSNYLHVHAWLRAFADEALPVEAWRVHRCIGMDGTSLIHDLSPDVPDEVGHRLKHLHSRYFHQAAGLLRPLPGARELLRKVADLGLQVVLATSAPEDELELTRGVLDCDDVVSAVTMSGDVDTAKPDPDIIKVALGKAGVAPGQVVFVGDAVWDAQACARAGVTAIGLLTGGVGGDELRAAGMAEVFDGPGALLANVRESAIGALLS
- a CDS encoding MarR family winged helix-turn-helix transcriptional regulator: MPAASEDVDPLALERQVCFALAITNRAVLAIYRPLLEPLGLTHPQYLVLLALWDNAKAKQDPLTVKQIAALLQMDSATVSPMLKRLETLELIRRTRSATDERTTHITLSPKGVALRRRALKIPPAVVEQLGVGLDELERLHEVLTRINAAAVAAGTLST